In Strigops habroptila isolate Jane chromosome 14, bStrHab1.2.pri, whole genome shotgun sequence, one genomic interval encodes:
- the BPTF gene encoding nucleosome-remodeling factor subunit BPTF isoform X14 yields MRGRRGRPPKQQPAAATAQASSPAPPAPAGPIGGLRSRQRGSSRGRWATSAQAETAGPKQKGAAAAQASSPATASPRGGSKRKGGSGSSSTPGGGGSSGKGRGRAGAGGAGGGGGGGSCNSQGRAASSRRSISKVVYDDHESEEEEESMVSEEEEEADPEDNQDSEEEEEEEIMEEEDDDDSDYPEEMEDEDDASYCTESSFRSHSTYSSTPGRRRQRVHRPRSPILEEKDIPPLEFPKSSEDLMVPSEHIMNVIAIYEVLRNFGTVLRLSPFRFEDFCAALVSQEQCTLMAEMHIVLLKAVLREEDTSNTTFGPADLKDSVNSTLYFIDGMTWPEVLRVYCESDKEYHHVLPFQETEDYPYGPVENKIKVLQFLVDQFLTTNIAREELMSEGVIQYDDHCRVCHKLGDLLCCETCSAVYHLECVKPPLEEVPEDEWQCEVCVAHKVPGVTDCVAEIQKNKPYIRHEPIGYDRHRRKYWFLNRRIIIEEDSESEKDKKIWYFSTKIQLAELIECLDKDYWEADLCKTLEEMREEIHRHMDVTEDLTNKARGNNKSFLSAANDEILDTIRARKGEIVEDKTTADDEAEKAKSDVDNDQTDAERSREESGDQDKTEETLTEQDAEKVKTEEATVVGDKSNSVTSSTDDNNTNPSAGETSCSEGKNAMGCQSETLESNNVAEKKVASELPQELSEETGQMIPSNSSSVSAAPLPSDVENSNGSELGSGQNDSIRTPDDAENAERGSQTSEDIGEKSNGERSDSPGAGKGAPGSTRMLTRSRNPDSKLSQMKSQQVAAAAHEANKLHKEGREVLVVNSQGEISRMNTKKEVVMKGNINNYFKLGQEGKYRVYHNQYATNSFALNKHQHREDHDKRRHLSHKFCLTPAGEFKWNGSVHGSKVLTISTLRLTIIQLENNIPASFLHPNWASHRSNWIKAVQMCSKPREFALALAILECAIKPVVMLPIWRESLGHTRLRRMTAIEREEKEKVKKKERKQEEEETMQQATWVKYTFPVKHQVWKQKGEEYRVTGYGGWSWISKTHVHRFLPKLPGNTNANYRKLLPTKSEDEKCNLDKRKGPIKVKPEKDRTKDSHELQAKDKADVSETSEKVQVKEEKSRQEKVEVDTISENLDGARDKVEKEIDGENDKVIKEEPMDVDDVKIESPIKDEDSHCKLDIINVSEGFHLRTCYKRKVKSSKLDGLLERRIKQFTLEEKQRLERMKLEASAKAGGIRSVSPPKNIDELQMRKVKEGSQFDMSSQNQTYISDKTQTEDAEQDCLPISSISCSKTGELDEPSLPLTNRLSKREGQLLDEDSRQSSEGESSIQNDSKENNPEPMTADKCQGQEALGGSESSFVDGLKQKNAEGRIKWDVSETSKKPLKQNLPISRVSQRERENMEPVVTESSCRKDALATLEKTDSEGNSEHQSKDQENNCMLKSHIEPMSSQESEMEEEIASVKSESKSENKVVLHQKSVSKDLEPFKTELISERSLESQTLEHMDGVEADEDLLSSKLTEANGQKKMETRTITKYLDQTNLNSVTDKRNNKDEETETEKEKSAFQMNGKDSDVKALPNDDCSVKDTCETKAGGDAEPKVNNINKSIQEHEIKPLTFKESSVKPFMNGDIMVEDTKDKNNVDSKSRLQSSPELESGESLQPPDEVPKYVQKTEEKRLSPERSAFGTACKENNLNSETESMETEAVEEKKVTPSPVTSCEESSLSSHFADQNGVQTYKMENINGESKIKTVITEVTTTTSTVSTESKTVYKVAETVASNDEKTTVVSSTENCAISTVTTTTTVTKLTTPATDSNVDVVSVQEHSKTVVTTTVTDSLTTPEGTLVTSMTVSKEYSTKDKVKLMKFARPKKTRSGTALPSYRKFVTKSSKKSIFVLPNDDLKKLARKGGIREVPYFNYNAKPALDIWPYPSPRPTFGITWRYRLQTVKSLAGVSLMLRLLWACLKWDDMAAKAPPGGGTTRTETSETEITTTEIIKRRDVGPYGIRSEYCIRKIICPIGVPEAPKETPTPQRKGLRSSALRPKRPETPKQTGPVIIESWVAEEELELWEIRAFAERVEKEKAQAVEQQAKVSEQKKAEEFKAQLEAQLKHQRLAAQQKRLEQQKQIPTVGVSPAVTTSSSTATTVSTPQKVVVGPLTGPVPTGTKVVLTTKVGSPATVTFQQNKNFHQTFATWVKQGQSSTATSTAATSATTIASTGQTFQISGSPVTMAGKVITKLPLPANSKIVAVNVPSTQGGVVQVQQKVLGIIPSTTGASQTFTSFQPRTATVTIRPNTTGTLGTTSTSQVVQGTPLRPGMTVIRTPLQQSTLGKTIIRTPVVVQQGILPASQTQQVVTQIIRGQPVSTAVSSTSTASSSAGQKTVTSSGTPPQQTQPQTTPQPTRPQQGQVKLTMAQLTQLTQGQGGSQGLTVVIQGQGQTTGQLQLIPQGVTVIPGPGQQLMQAAMPNGTIQRFLFTPLPAAATTASTTTTTVSTSTSATGEQKQAPQAQPTSALPPAQLQPQSQQQGQPQVQNQSTQPVLPAQPQAPQPALQPEAQSQPEAQTAASADSPVTPEAQSSKSPVQSPAQTQAQGQSPVQVQSQPQTAILPQGQSQVQPQQPAQVVMKQNAVIEHLKQKKTLTPAEREENQRMIVCNQVMKYILDKIDKEEKQAAKKRKREESVEQKRSKQNATKLSALLFKHKEQLKAEILKKRALLDKELQIEVQEELKRDLSKIKKEKEKAQAAAAAAAAAAAAAAAAAAAPPPPPPPLPPPPPQQHAASVTSSSSTTVPMPVSSQKRKREEEKDSSASKSKKKKMISTTSKETKKDTKLYCICKTPYDESKFYIGCDRCQNWYHGRCVGILQSEADLIDEYVCPQCQSTEDAMTVLSPLTDKDYEGLRRVLRSLQAHKMAWPFLEPVDPNDAPDYYGVIKEPMDLATMEERILKRYYKKVTEFVADMTKIFDNCRYYNPSDSPFYQCAEVLESFFVQKLKGFKASRSHNNKLQSTAS; encoded by the exons GTAGGAGAAGACAAAGAGTGCATCGTCCTCGTTCTCCaatattggaagaaaaagatatcCCACCCTTGGAGTTTCCTAAATCCTCAGAGGACTTAATGGTGCCTAGTGAGCATATAATGAATGTTATTGCCATCTATGAGGTACTAAGGAACTTTGGCACTGTTTTACGCCTCTCTCCTTTTCGTTTTGAGGacttctgtgctgctctggtaAGTCAAGAGCAGTGCACACTTATGGCAGAGATGCATAtagtgcttttaaaagcagttttacgTGAAGAAGACACTTCAAATACTACCTTTGGACCTGCTGACCTCAAAGATAGCGTTAATTCCACTTTGTATTTCATAGATGGAATGACGTGGCCAGAGGTTCTGCGGGTATATTGTGAGAGTGACAAGGAATACCATCATGTTCTTCCTTTCCAAGAGACAGAGGACTATCCTTATGGACCAgtagagaataaaatcaaagttCTGCAGTTCTTAGTGGATCAGTTTCTTACAACAAACATTGCACGTGAAGAGTTAATGTCAGAAGGTGTTATTCAGTATGATGATCATTGTAGGGTTTGTCACAAACTTGGGgatttgctttgctgtgaaaCTTGTTCAGCTGTGTACCATTTGGAGTGTGTGAAACCACCTCTTGAAGAGGTACCAGAAGATGAATGGCAGTGTGAGGTCTGCGTAGCACATAAGGTGCCTGGAGTAACTGACTGTGTTGCTGAAatccaaaaaaataaaccatacaTTCGACATGAACCTATTGGATATGACAGGCATAGACGAAAATACTGGTTCCTGAACAGAAGAATCATTAT AGAGGAAGATTCAGAAAGTGAGAAGGATAAGAAAATCTGGTACTTTAGCACAAAGATCCAGCTGGCAGAGCTAATCGAATGCCTAGACAAAGACTACTGGGAAGCTGACCTATGCAAAACTCTGGAAGAAATGCGTGAGGAAATTCATCGGCACATGGATGTGACAGAAGACCTCACTAATAAAGCAAGGGGCAACAACaagtctttcctttctgcagcaaatg ATGAAATTTTGGACACTATCAGagcaagaaaaggagaaatagtgGAAGATAAAACCACAGCAGAtgatgaagcagaaaaggccaAAAGTGATGTTGATAATGACCAGACAGATGCTgagagaagcagggaagaatCTGGAGACCAAGATAAAACTGAGGAAACACTCACTGAGCAAGAtgcagaaaaagtgaaaacagaag AGGCAACAGTCGTTGGGGATAAAAGTAACTCTGTGACATCAAGCACTGATGACAACAACACAAATCCTTCTGCAGGAGAGACTAGTTGCTCTGAGGGGAAGAACGCAATGGGGTGTCAGTCAGAAACCCTTGAGAGCAACAACGTGGCAGAGAAGAAGGTGGCATCAGAGCTCCCTCAGGAACTCTCAG AAGAAACTGGTCAGATGATCCCTAGCAACAGTAGCAGTGTATCTGCTGCACCTCTACCGTCAGATGTTGAAAACAGCAACGGCAGTGAGCTGGGCTCTGGGCAGAACGACTCCATTAGGACTCCTGATGATGCTGAGAATGCAGAGAGGGGATCCCAGACTTCGGAGGACAtag GAGAGAAGTCTAACGGTGAAAGAAGTGATTCTCCAGGCGCAGGAAAAGGCGCGCCAGGTTCGACGCGAATGCTTACGAGATCACGAAATCCAGATAGCAAGTTGAGCCAGATGAAAAGCCAGCAGGTTGCTGCCGCAGCACATGAAGCAAATAAGTTGCATAAAGAAGGCAGAGAG GTTCTGGTGGTCAACTCTCAAGGTGAAATCTCCCGAATGAACACAAAGAAGGAAGTTGTGATGAAAGGAAATATCaacaattatttcaaattagGGCAAGAGGGGAAGTATCGTGTTTATCATAATCAGTATGCCACTAATTCATTCGCATTGAACAAGCACCAGCACAGGGAGGACCATGACAAGAGACGACATCTCTCGCATAAATTCTGTCTGACTCCTGCTGGAGAGTTCAAATGGAATGGGTCTGTACATGGGTCCAAAGTTCTTACCATTTCCACTTTGAGGCTAACTATCATTCAGCTAGAAAACAACATCCCGGCATCATTCCTTCACCCTAACTGGGCTTCCCACAG GTCTAACTGGATTAAGGCTGTTCAGATGTGCAGCAAACCTAGAGAATTTGCACTAGCGCTGGCTATATTGGAGTGTGCAATTAAACCGGTTGTCATGCTGCCAATCTGGCGGGAGTCGTTGGGGCACActag ATTACGCAGAATGACAGCaatagaaagagaagaaaaggagaaagtgaaaaaaaaagagagaaaacaagaagaagaagaaacaatgcAGCAAGCTACGTGGGTGAAATATACATTTCCTGTCAAGCATCAG GTTTGGAAGCAAAAAGGAGAGGAATACAGAGTAACAGGTTAtggtggctggagctggattAGTAAAACACATGTCCACAGATTTCTACCCAAACTGCCTGGAAATACTAATGCAAACTACAGAAAGTTGCTACCAA CAAAGAGCGAAGACGAAAAATGCAACTTGGATAAACGAAAAGGTCCAATTAaggtaaaaccagaaaaagacaGAACAAAGGATTCTCATGAGCTGCAAGCAAAAGACAAAGCAGATGTTTCAGAAACCTCAGAGAAAGTgcaagtgaaagaagaaaagtcacGTCAAGAAAAAGTAGAAGTTGATACAATTTCTGAAAACCTAGATGGTGCAAGAGACAAAG tggaaaaagaaatcgATGGTGAAAATGATAAAGTCATCAAGGAAGAACCTATGGATGTAGATGATGTGAAAATTGAATCCCCCATAAAAGATGAGGACAGTCATTGTAAGCTGGATATAATCAATGTCAGTGAGGGATTTCATTTAAGGACTTGCTacaaaaggaaagtaaaatcaTCAAAATTAGATGGACTACTTGAGAGGCGAATAAAACAGTTtacactggaagaaaaacaacGACTAGAAAGGATGAAACTGGAGGCTAGTGCTAAAGCTGGAGGCATTCGATCTGTAAGCCCCCCAAAAAACATAGATGAGCTACaaatgagaaaagtaaaagaaggaAGCCAGTTTGACATGTCTTCCCAAAATCAAACCTATATTTCAGATAAGACCCAAACTGAAGATGCAGAACAGGACTGCTTGCCAATCAGCAGCATCTCTTGTTCCAAAACCGGTGAGCTGGATGAACCCTCTTTGCCTTTGACAAACAGGCTATCAAAAAGAGAAGGCCAGCTACTGGATGAAGACTCACGTCAATCCTCTGAAGGTGAAAGCTCCATTCAGAATGATAGTAAAGAAAACAACCCTGAACCTATGACTGCTGATAAGTGTCAAGGACAAGAGGCTCTTGGAGGGTCTGAGAGTTCCTTTGTGGATggcttgaaacaaaaaaatgcagaaggtaGAATCAAATGGGATGTTTCAGAAACCAGCAAAAAacctttgaaacaaaacctaCCTATTTCCAGAGTGTCTCAGCGTGAACGTGAAAACATGGAGCCGGTGGTAACTGAAAGCAGCTGTAGAAAAGATGCTCTGGCCACCCTTGAAAAAACAGATTCAGAAGGAAATTCTGAACATCAGAGCAAAGATCAAGAAAACAATTGTATGCTAAAAAGCCATATTGAACCAATGTCCTCTCAAGAAAgtgaaatggaggaagaaattGCTTCAGTAAAGAGTGAAAGTAAATCTGAAAACAAGGTCGTGTTGCACCAAAAATCAGTTAGTAAAGATCTAGAACCATTTAAAACAGAGctaatttctgaaagaagccTTGAaagtcaaacactggaacacaTGGATGGGGTAGAAGCTGATGAGGATTTACTGAGCTCTAAACTAACTGAGGCTAATGgtcaaaagaaaatggagacaaGGACCATAACCAAATATCTCGATCAGACAAATCTGAATAGTGTTACTGACAAAAGGAATAATAAAGATGAAGAaactgagacagaaaaagaaaaatcagcatttcaaaTGAATGGAAAAGACAGTGATGTTAAAGCATTACCAAATGATGACTGCTCAGTTAAAGATACTTGTGAAACAAAGGCAGGGGGTGATGCCGAACCAAAagttaataatattaataaatccattcaagaacatgaaataaaaccattgACTTTTAAGGAATCTTCAGTAAAACCATTCATGAATGGTGACATCATGGTAGAGGAcacaaaggacaaaaataatgTGGACTCTAAGTCACGGCTGCAGAGTTCACCTGAGCTGGAATCTGGAGAGAGTCTTCAGCCACCAGATGAAGTTCCCAAGTATGtgcagaaaactgaagaaaaacgTCTTTCTCCGGAGAGATCTGCTTTTGGCACTGCctgtaaagaaaataacctGAATAGTGAAACAGAATCCATGGAAACTGAAGCAGTCGAGGAGAAGAAAGTTACTCCATCGCCTGTAACCTCGTGTGAGGAATCTAGCTTGAGTAGTCACTTTGCTGATCAGAATGGTGTACAGACGTATAAAATGGAGAATATTAAtggagaaagtaaaataaaaactgttattACTGAAGTGACAACCACAACATCGACTGTGTCTACAGAATCCAAAACTGTGTATAAAGTTGCAGAGACTGTAGCTTCGAATGATGAGAAAACAACAGTAGTGTCATCTACAGAAAACTGTGCCATATCCACTGTAACTACCACCACTACTGTGACTAAGCTCACCACTCCAGCTACAGACAGTAACGTTGATGTCGTTTCTGTGCAAGAGCATAGTAAAACGGTGGTTACAACAACAGTAACTGATTCACTGACCACCCCAGAAGGCACATTGGTGACTTCCATGACTGTCAGCAAAGAATATTCCACAAAAGACAAAGTGAAGTTAATGAAATTTGCAAGACCCAAAAAAACCCGTTCTGGAACTGCCTTACCATCTTATAGAAAATTTGTTaccaaaagcagtaaaaaaagcatctttgttTTACCCAATGATGACTTGAAAAAGCTGGCCAGGAAAGGAGGGATCAGAGAAGTTCCCTATTTCAATTACAATGCAAAGCCTGCTTTGGATATCTGGCCATATCCATCCCCAAGGCCAACTTTTGGGATCACTTGGAG GTACCGACTTCAAACAGTGAAATCACTGGCTGGAGTGAGCCTCATGCTACGGTTGTTGTGGGCATGTCTCAAATGGGATGATATGGCAGCAAAAGCTCCACCTGGGGGAGGAACTACACGTACAg AAACATCTGAAACTGAAATtacaacaacagaaataatcaAGCGAAGAGATGTTGGTCCGTATGGAATCCGGTCAGAGTACTGtataagaaaaattatttgtccCATTGGTGTGCCAGAGGCTCCAAAAG AAACTCCAACACCCCAGAGGAAGGGACTGCGATCAAGTGCACTAAGGCCAAAAAGGCCAGAAACACCCAAGCAAACGGGCCCTGTTATAATCGAAAGTTGGGTAGCAGAGGAGGAATTGGAACTGTGGGAGATCAGGGCATTTGCTGAAAG ggtggagaaggaaaaggcacaGGCAGTTGAACAACAGGCTAAGGTTAGTGAACAGAAGAAGGCAGAGGAATTCAAGGCCCAATTGGAGGCTCAACTAAAACACCAACGATTGGCTGCCCAGCAG AAACGGCTggaacagcagaagcagataCCTACAGTAGGTGTGTCCCCTGCAGTCACTAcatccagcagcactgcaacTACTGTCTCAACACCACAGAAAGTTGTGGTAGGCCCTTTAACGGGCCCAGTCCCCACTGGAACCAAAGTAGTACTTACTACAAAAGTGGGTTCTCCAGCTACAGTAACATTCCAACAGAACAAGAATTTCCATCAGACTTTTGCAACTTGGGTTAAACAAGGCCAATCTTCAACAG CCACTAGCACAGCTGCCACTTCAGCCACAACCATtgccagcacagggcagacCTTCCAGATCTCAGGCAGTCCAGTAACGATGGCAGGGAAAGTGATAACTAAGCTGCCACTCCCTGCAAACAGCAAGATTGTTGCCGTCAATGTGCCATCAACTCAAGGAG gTGTTGTTCAAGTTCAGCAAAAGGTATTGGGTATCATTCCATCAACTACAGGTGCAAGTCAAACATTTACTTCATTCCAGCCAAGGACAGCAACTGTAACCATTAGGCCAAATACCACGGGGACATTAGGAACAACAAGCACTTCACAA GTAGTGCAAGGGACACCGCTTCGCCCTGGTATGACAGTGATACGGACACCACTGCAGCAGTCAACACTTGGGAAGACCATCATTCGAACACCTGTGGTGGTGCAACAAGGTATTCTTCCAGCCA GTCAGACGCAGCAAGTGGTCACTCAGATAATCAGGGGTCAGCCTGTCTCAACAGCAGTTTCTAGTACCAGCACAGCTTCTTCCAGTGCTGGCCAGAAAACAGTCACAAGTTCTGGAACACCACCTCAACAAACACAGCCACAAACCACGCCACAGCCCACTCGCCCTCAGCAGGGACAAGTGAAGCTTACTATGGCCCAGCTCACACAGCTAACACAAGGACAG GGTGGCAGTCAAGGATTAACTGTGGTAATTCAGGGACAAGGTCAAACTACTGGTCAATTACAATTAATCCCTCAGGGTGTGACTGTAATACCTGGTCCAGGACAACAGCTTATGCAAGCAGCTATGCCAAATGGTACAATTCAGAGATTTCTTTTCACCCCACTACCAGCAGCTGCTACTACAGCTAGCACAACTACAACAACAGTTTCTACTTCAACCTCAG CTACAGGGGAGCAGAAGCAAGCTCCACAGGCACAGCCAACATCAGCGCTgccaccagctcagctgcagcctcAGAGTCAGCAGCAAGGCCAGCCTCAAGTACAGAATCAGAGTACTCAGCCCGTGCTGCCGGCCCAGCCGCAGGCTCCTCAGCCAGCGCTTCAGCCTGAAGCTCAGAGCCAGCCTGAAGCTCAGACTGCAGCATCCGCTGACTCTCCAGTCACACCTGAAGCACAGTCATCTAAATCTCCAGTTCAGTCTCCAGCACAGACCCAGGCTCAAGGGCAGTCTCCAGTGCAAGTCCAGAGTCAGCCGCAGACTGCAATCCTTCCACAAGGCCAGTCCCAAGTCCAGCCTCAGCAACCAGCTCAG GTGGTTATGAAACAGAATGCTGTCATAGAGCACTTGAAACAGAAGAAGACACTGACTcctgcagagagggaagaaaatcagAG aaTGATTGTGTGCAACCAAGTCATGAAATACATTCTGGATAAGattgacaaagaagaaaaacaggcagcTAAGAAACGAAAGCGAGAAGAGAGTGTGGAACAGAAGCGTAGTAAACAGAACGCTACTAAGCTCTCGGCTCTGCTTTTCAAGCATAAAGAACAgctgaaagctgaaatattaaagaaaagagCACTTCTGGACAAAGAACTACAAATTGAAGTGCAG GAGGAGCTAAAGAGAGACTTAtctaaaattaagaaagaaaaagaaaaagcccaggcagctgctgctgctgcagccgccgccgctgctgcagccgctgccgccgccgctgcaCCGCCACCACCGCCgccaccactgccaccaccGCCACCGCAGCAGCACGCAGCCAGcgtcacctcctcctcctccaccacagTCCCAATGCCAGTCTCCTCCCAGAAGAGAAAGcgagaggaggagaaagattCATCAGCGTCCAAgtccaagaaaaagaaaatgatttctACTACctcaaaggaaacaaagaaggaCACAAAGCTTTACTGCATCTGCAAAACGCCTTATGACGAGTCTAA ATTTTACATTGGCTGCGACCGATGTCAGAACTGGTATCACGGGCGCTGTGTTGGCATTTTACAAAGTGAGGCAGATCTCATTGATGAATACGTGTGTCCACAATGTCAGTCCACAGAAGATGCCATGACTGTGCTCAGTCCACTAACCGATAAAGATTACGAAGGTTTAAGAAGAGTACTACGTTCCTTACAG GCTCACAAGATGGCATGGCCGTTCCTAGAACCAGTAGATCCCAATGATGCACCAGATTATTATGGTGTTATTAAAGAACCAATGG ACCTTGCCACCATGGAGGAGAGGATACTGAAACGTTACTACAAGAAAGTCACGGAGTTTGTGGCAGATATGACCAAAATTTTTGATAACTGTCGTTACTACAATCCAAGTGACTCCCCTTTTTACCAATGTGCAGAAGTTCTTGAATCATTCTTTGTACAGAAACTAAAAGGATTTAAGGCAAGCAG GTCCCATAACAACAAACTGCAGTCTACAGCTTCTTAG